In one Syntrophales bacterium genomic region, the following are encoded:
- the lon gene encoding endopeptidase La — translation MEELKAPEEIKVEAGAVQVPGVIPIMPLFNVAVYPRMMFPMEVSGEQAIQLVDEAMSTDRVMGLLLAKTPPQEAKLERSHFHDIGTSAVILKMAKIGDNKAQLLVQGISRFRVIEFIEGKPYIRARVETLEDRGGMDLEVEALMANLVSLFDRIVKLSPFLPQEFGAMAKNISEPGILADIIASVINVTMEEKQKILEALDVKERLQEVTRLVNHQVEILELGSKIQSQVKNDIDKSQREYYLRQQLAAIRKELGEGEESKVEIEEYRAKIEEKNLPEEAKKEALRELDRLSRMHPSSAEFTVSSTYLDWITALPWHESTEDNLDIRKARKVLDEDHYGLEKPKKRILEYLAVRRLKPDSKGPILCFAGPPGTGKTSLGTSIARALGRKFYRLSLGGVRDEAEIRGHRRTYVGALPGRIIQGIRRAESNNPVFMLDEIDKLGSDFRGDPSSALLEVLDPAQNNTFADHYLDVPFDLSKVMFITTANVLETIPPALRDRLEIIELPGYTEEEKVHIALRYLIPRQIRENGLSPDQIRISRGTIRRIICGYTREAGVRNLEREIANICRGVASRIAEGEIQKASIRTGDLHRYLGPVRIFSEMHARVSKPGVAMGLAWTPAGGDLLFIEATSMKGKKGLTLTGQLGDVMKESASAALSFIRANAVELGIPEDFFEDRDIHIHVPSGAIPKDGPSAGVTMLTALTSLLTNRPVKRDLAMTGEITLRGLVLPVGGIKEKVLAAHRAGVKTILLPRWNRKDLEDVPVKVRKEIVFHFVDDMMEVLRLALEK, via the coding sequence ATGGAGGAATTGAAAGCTCCCGAGGAAATAAAAGTTGAGGCCGGTGCCGTTCAGGTGCCCGGCGTCATTCCCATCATGCCGCTTTTCAACGTGGCCGTGTATCCCCGGATGATGTTTCCGATGGAGGTTTCGGGAGAGCAGGCAATCCAGCTCGTCGACGAGGCCATGTCCACGGACCGCGTCATGGGCCTGCTCCTGGCGAAAACCCCTCCCCAGGAAGCAAAGCTCGAACGCAGCCACTTCCACGACATTGGAACCAGCGCCGTCATTCTCAAGATGGCCAAGATCGGCGATAACAAGGCCCAGCTCCTCGTCCAGGGAATCAGCCGTTTCCGGGTGATCGAGTTCATCGAGGGGAAGCCCTACATCCGCGCCCGGGTGGAGACCCTGGAGGACCGGGGAGGAATGGACCTCGAGGTGGAGGCCCTGATGGCCAACCTCGTCAGCCTCTTCGACCGCATCGTCAAGCTGTCTCCCTTTCTACCCCAGGAATTCGGGGCCATGGCGAAGAACATCAGCGAGCCGGGCATCCTGGCGGACATCATCGCCTCGGTCATCAACGTCACCATGGAGGAGAAGCAGAAGATCCTGGAGGCCCTCGACGTCAAGGAGCGGCTCCAGGAAGTGACCCGGCTGGTGAACCACCAGGTGGAGATCCTGGAGCTGGGCAGCAAGATCCAGTCTCAGGTCAAGAACGACATCGACAAGAGCCAGAGGGAATACTACCTGCGCCAGCAGTTGGCGGCCATCCGCAAGGAGCTGGGCGAAGGTGAGGAGTCCAAGGTCGAGATCGAGGAGTACCGGGCAAAGATCGAGGAAAAGAACCTTCCGGAGGAGGCGAAGAAGGAAGCCCTCCGGGAACTGGACCGGCTGTCCCGGATGCACCCGTCCTCGGCGGAGTTCACTGTCTCCTCGACGTACCTGGACTGGATCACGGCCCTGCCCTGGCACGAGAGCACAGAAGACAACCTGGACATCCGGAAGGCCCGGAAGGTCCTCGACGAAGACCACTACGGCCTGGAAAAGCCGAAAAAGCGCATCCTCGAGTACCTGGCGGTCCGGAGGCTCAAGCCCGACTCCAAGGGGCCCATCCTCTGCTTCGCCGGACCTCCGGGCACCGGCAAGACCTCGCTGGGGACGTCCATCGCCCGCGCCCTGGGCCGGAAGTTCTACCGCCTGTCCCTCGGCGGCGTGCGGGACGAGGCGGAGATCCGCGGGCATCGCCGGACCTACGTCGGCGCCCTGCCGGGCCGCATCATCCAGGGCATCCGGCGGGCCGAGTCGAACAACCCCGTCTTCATGCTCGACGAAATCGACAAGCTGGGCAGTGATTTCCGGGGCGACCCCTCCTCGGCCCTCCTGGAGGTGCTTGACCCGGCCCAGAACAACACGTTCGCGGATCACTACCTGGACGTGCCCTTCGACCTCTCGAAGGTAATGTTCATCACCACGGCCAATGTCCTCGAGACGATCCCGCCGGCCCTCCGGGACCGGCTGGAGATCATCGAGCTGCCGGGCTACACGGAGGAGGAGAAGGTCCACATTGCCCTGCGCTACCTGATCCCCCGCCAGATCCGGGAAAACGGCCTTTCACCCGATCAGATCCGGATTTCCCGAGGGACCATCCGGCGCATCATCTGCGGGTACACCCGGGAGGCGGGGGTCCGGAACCTGGAGAGGGAGATCGCCAACATCTGCCGCGGCGTGGCCAGCCGAATCGCCGAGGGAGAGATCCAGAAGGCCTCCATCCGCACCGGGGATCTCCACCGGTACCTGGGACCCGTCCGGATCTTCTCGGAGATGCACGCCCGCGTCTCCAAGCCCGGCGTCGCCATGGGCCTGGCCTGGACCCCCGCCGGGGGCGACCTCCTGTTCATCGAGGCCACCTCCATGAAGGGGAAAAAGGGCCTCACCCTGACGGGCCAACTGGGAGACGTCATGAAGGAATCGGCCTCGGCGGCCCTGAGCTTTATCCGGGCCAATGCCGTCGAACTGGGGATCCCCGAGGATTTTTTCGAGGACCGGGATATACACATCCATGTGCCTTCCGGCGCCATCCCCAAGGACGGACCGTCGGCGGGCGTGACGATGCTGACGGCCCTCACGTCGCTTTTGACGAACAGGCCGGTGAAGAGGGACCTGGCCATGACGGGCGAGATCACGCTCCGGGGCCTTGTCCTCCCCGTCGGCGGAATCAAGGAGAAGGTCCTGGCGGCACACCGGGCGGGCGTCAAGACGATCCTGCTCCCGCGCTGGAACCGGAAGGACCTGGAGGATGTGCCTGTGAAAGTCCGGAAGGAGATTGTCTTCCACTTCGTCGACGACATGATGGAAGTCCTCCGGCTCGCCCTGGAAAAATAG
- a CDS encoding Hsp20/alpha crystallin family protein: MPYIRIRFGKESRQVMAAHIPKDSLHFFQSEREEGLRVWQPHMDMYETVGEIVLLVEIAGVRREDLQLEVSSDTVTVSGRRSEPSMEGSARFRLAEIPFGPFERRLSLPAPVDADHVHATFSNGLLVIRMLKRPLDRVHRVRIKNQA, from the coding sequence ATGCCCTACATCAGAATCCGCTTCGGAAAAGAGTCTCGCCAGGTCATGGCGGCCCACATCCCGAAAGATTCCCTGCATTTTTTTCAGTCCGAGCGGGAAGAGGGGCTCCGCGTCTGGCAACCCCACATGGACATGTATGAAACTGTCGGTGAAATCGTACTCCTGGTGGAAATCGCCGGCGTCCGCCGGGAAGACCTGCAACTGGAGGTCTCCTCGGATACCGTAACCGTCTCGGGGCGGCGCTCCGAACCTTCCATGGAAGGCAGCGCCCGCTTCCGGCTCGCGGAAATCCCCTTCGGTCCCTTCGAACGCCGGCTTTCCCTTCCGGCCCCGGTGGATGCGGACCATGTCCACGCCACCTTTTCCAACGGCCTCCTGGTCATCCGGATGCTCAAAAGGCCGCTGGATCGGGTCCATCGCGTGCGCATCAAGAACCAGGCTTGA
- a CDS encoding NUDIX hydrolase, with translation MMPKAWDVLSTRYDRTFRVFRLRTDRARSPRTGKDHEFFILESPTWVNVIPLTPKEEVVLVRQYRHGTREVTLEIPGGVMEEGDTPEGAARRELREETGWREERMTSLGYVLPNPAIQNNRCYTFLAANVVPAGVQEQDDKEDIEVVLRPLADIPGMIRDGEIRHSLVIAAFYRYFMEFRKGGA, from the coding sequence ATGATGCCGAAAGCATGGGATGTCCTCTCTACCCGCTACGACCGTACCTTCCGGGTCTTCCGCCTGCGGACCGACCGGGCCCGCTCTCCCCGGACGGGCAAGGATCACGAGTTCTTCATCCTTGAATCCCCGACCTGGGTGAACGTCATTCCGCTTACACCGAAAGAAGAGGTGGTCCTGGTCCGCCAATACCGCCACGGCACCCGGGAGGTGACCCTGGAGATCCCCGGCGGCGTTATGGAAGAGGGCGACACGCCGGAAGGGGCGGCCCGGAGGGAACTCCGGGAGGAGACGGGATGGCGGGAGGAGCGGATGACCTCCCTGGGCTATGTCCTTCCCAACCCGGCCATTCAGAACAACCGCTGCTACACCTTCCTGGCGGCGAATGTGGTCCCGGCGGGCGTGCAGGAGCAGGACGACAAGGAGGACATCGAGGTCGTTCTGCGACCGCTGGCGGACATTCCCGGCATGATCCGGGACGGCGAGATCCGGCACTCCCTCGTGATCGCCGCCTTTTACCGGTACTTCATGGAGTTCCGGAAGGGAGGCGCCTGA
- a CDS encoding phosphomannose isomerase type II C-terminal cupin domain, with protein MIVSSETDSHRPWGFFEVLYDGSEAKVKRILVRPGGRLSLQRHRRRAEHWFVVQGEGAVTLDDREIPVKAGAALDIPRGALHRIHNTGSGDLVYVEVQTGDYFGEDDIERLADDYGRGTG; from the coding sequence ATGATCGTGAGCAGCGAGACGGACAGCCATCGCCCCTGGGGTTTCTTCGAGGTCCTCTACGACGGCAGCGAGGCCAAGGTGAAGCGGATTCTCGTCCGTCCGGGCGGTCGTCTGAGCCTCCAGCGGCACCGACGGCGGGCCGAGCACTGGTTTGTCGTGCAGGGGGAAGGGGCGGTGACCCTGGATGACCGCGAGATCCCCGTGAAGGCGGGGGCGGCTTTGGATATTCCCCGGGGAGCCCTCCACCGGATTCACAACACCGGCAGCGGCGACCTCGTCTATGTAGAGGTACAGACTGGAGACTATTTCGGCGAGGATGACATCGAACGCCTGGCTGATGATTACGGGCGGGGAACGGGATAA
- the polA gene encoding DNA polymerase I: MTNGETKSTLYLVDGSNYLFRAFYAIRDLSNSKGFPTNALYGFTNMLLKLIRENDVNYIAVAFDVKGPTFRHKAYDGYKATRRAVPESLLPQIPFVKEIVRGFSIPVLEQEGIEADDILGTLARRYASPGMNVVLVSGDKDLMQLVTDNVTLVDTMNDKTYDRKAVRERFGVEPEQVPEILGLMGDASDNIPGVPGIGQKGAQRLIEEFGSVEGVLGNLQKVHNARAKAALVEHADQARLSRDLAVIRTDADVPFDLEAARWTGPNAGILKDLFREFEFSSLLQQLKFQEQSVEGEYRLVWTEEEMKALVDRLSRANSFTVGALVDGDDPMKADLVGVTISAAPGDVRYLPLSSDGGTEKVLAILAPLLADGKKAKNGHDLKETMILLANRGVRMTGLGCDTMIASYLLNPARPSADLPEVVTEHLGRHVPAAREVVGSGAKAVPFRYLPEDARLSYACRRTDGVASLVPVLLEKIREGGLGDLFHQVEMPLVEVLAAIERKGVLVDVELLKEISREMGGLLATSEERIHNLAGERFNINSPKQLQQILFEKLKLPRGRKTKEGYSTDVDVLTYLAAQHELPAMILSHRSLAKLKSTYVDALPLLVNPKTGRIHTSFNQTVTATGRLSSSNPNLQNIPIRTPEGRRIRQAFKAPEGMEIVSADYSQIELRVMAHLSGDPALVEAFASEEDIHTRTASDVFGVFPGMVTPDMRRQAKVINFGVLYGMSAFGLAKELGITQKQAQAYIDGYFQRYRGVRTFLDGILEEARRQGYVTTLLNRRRYLPEINSSNVAVRQFAERTAINTPIQGSAADLIKVAMVNIHRLLEGKKLRSAMILQVHDELVLEVPSEEKEEVMALMKQEMEEVISLQVPLKVDIGSGRNWDEAHT, from the coding sequence ATGACGAACGGGGAAACGAAATCCACCCTCTACCTGGTGGACGGAAGCAACTACCTGTTCCGGGCCTTCTACGCCATCCGCGACCTCTCCAACTCCAAGGGGTTTCCCACCAACGCGCTGTACGGCTTCACGAACATGCTCCTGAAGCTCATCCGGGAGAATGATGTGAACTACATCGCCGTGGCTTTCGACGTCAAAGGCCCCACCTTCCGGCACAAGGCCTATGACGGCTACAAGGCCACCCGCCGCGCCGTTCCGGAGTCGCTTCTGCCGCAGATTCCCTTTGTGAAGGAGATCGTGCGCGGGTTTTCCATCCCCGTCCTGGAGCAGGAGGGAATCGAGGCGGACGACATCCTGGGCACCCTGGCGCGGCGCTATGCGTCGCCGGGCATGAATGTCGTCCTGGTCTCCGGCGACAAGGACCTGATGCAGCTCGTGACGGACAACGTGACCCTCGTGGATACGATGAACGACAAAACCTACGACCGCAAGGCCGTCCGGGAGCGCTTCGGCGTGGAACCGGAGCAGGTTCCGGAGATCCTGGGCCTGATGGGGGACGCCTCGGACAACATCCCGGGGGTGCCCGGCATCGGCCAGAAGGGCGCCCAGCGGCTCATCGAGGAGTTTGGATCCGTCGAGGGGGTTCTCGGGAACCTGCAAAAGGTGCACAACGCCCGGGCGAAGGCCGCCCTGGTGGAGCATGCCGACCAGGCCCGCCTGAGCCGCGACCTGGCGGTCATCCGCACCGACGCCGACGTGCCCTTCGACCTGGAGGCCGCCCGCTGGACCGGACCCAATGCCGGGATCCTCAAGGACCTGTTCCGGGAGTTCGAGTTCTCGTCGCTTCTCCAGCAGCTGAAATTCCAGGAGCAGTCGGTGGAGGGGGAGTACCGGCTTGTCTGGACGGAAGAGGAGATGAAGGCCCTTGTGGACCGCCTGTCGCGGGCGAACTCCTTCACCGTCGGTGCGCTCGTGGACGGCGACGATCCCATGAAGGCGGACCTGGTGGGGGTCACGATCTCCGCCGCGCCCGGGGACGTGCGCTACCTGCCCCTGTCATCGGACGGGGGAACCGAAAAGGTCCTCGCCATCCTGGCACCTCTCCTGGCGGACGGGAAGAAGGCCAAGAACGGACACGACCTGAAGGAGACGATGATCCTGCTGGCCAACCGCGGAGTCCGGATGACGGGCCTCGGCTGCGACACGATGATCGCCTCTTACCTCCTGAATCCGGCGCGGCCGTCCGCCGACCTGCCGGAGGTCGTCACGGAGCACCTGGGCCGCCATGTCCCGGCCGCCCGGGAAGTGGTGGGCAGCGGCGCCAAGGCCGTTCCCTTCCGCTATCTGCCCGAGGATGCCCGCCTGTCCTACGCCTGCCGGCGGACCGATGGCGTTGCGAGCCTGGTTCCGGTCCTTCTCGAAAAGATCCGGGAGGGCGGCCTCGGCGATCTCTTCCACCAGGTGGAGATGCCCCTGGTGGAGGTCCTGGCGGCGATCGAGCGGAAGGGGGTCCTCGTTGACGTGGAGCTTCTGAAGGAGATCTCCCGGGAGATGGGCGGACTCCTGGCGACTTCGGAGGAACGGATTCACAACCTGGCCGGGGAGCGGTTCAACATCAATTCGCCGAAGCAGCTCCAGCAGATCCTCTTCGAGAAGCTGAAGCTTCCCAGGGGCCGCAAGACGAAGGAGGGATACTCGACCGACGTCGACGTCCTGACGTACCTGGCGGCCCAGCACGAACTGCCGGCAATGATCCTTTCGCACCGGAGCCTGGCGAAGCTCAAGTCGACCTACGTGGATGCCCTGCCCCTGCTCGTGAACCCGAAAACGGGGCGCATCCACACGTCCTTCAATCAGACCGTCACCGCCACGGGGCGCCTCTCCAGCAGCAACCCGAACCTTCAGAACATCCCCATCCGCACCCCCGAGGGAAGGCGCATCCGGCAGGCCTTCAAGGCGCCGGAGGGAATGGAGATCGTCTCCGCGGACTATTCCCAGATCGAGCTTCGGGTTATGGCCCACCTCTCCGGGGATCCGGCCCTGGTGGAGGCCTTCGCCTCGGAGGAGGACATCCACACCCGCACCGCCTCGGACGTCTTCGGCGTCTTCCCGGGCATGGTGACGCCGGACATGCGCCGCCAGGCCAAGGTGATCAACTTCGGCGTCCTCTATGGCATGAGCGCCTTCGGCCTGGCCAAGGAGCTCGGGATCACCCAGAAGCAGGCCCAGGCGTACATCGACGGCTATTTTCAGCGCTACCGGGGGGTCCGGACGTTCCTGGACGGCATTCTCGAAGAGGCCCGCCGGCAGGGATACGTGACGACCCTCCTCAACCGCCGCCGCTACCTCCCGGAGATCAACAGCTCCAACGTGGCGGTCCGCCAGTTCGCCGAGCGGACGGCCATCAACACGCCCATCCAGGGAAGCGCCGCCGACCTCATCAAGGTGGCCATGGTGAACATCCACCGCCTCCTGGAGGGAAAGAAGCTCCGGTCCGCCATGATCCTCCAGGTTCACGACGAGCTGGTCCTGGAGGTGCCCTCGGAGGAGAAGGAGGAGGTCATGGCCCTGATGAAGCAGGAGATGGAGGAGGTCATCTCGCTCCAGGTTCCCCTGAAGGTCGATATCGGCTCCGGCCGGAACTGGGACGAGGCCCACACATAG
- a CDS encoding SagB/ThcOx family dehydrogenase — translation MRKNRAGQKSILRRIAMAVVVLLAGLSQAIPAEAARGVKIMKIFPGEGTVQLSKPAVRGTVSVEEALQKRSSVRDFSARPLTAAQVSQLLWAAQGTTRSWGARTAPSAGALYPLELYVVLPEGLFRYRSRSHELERISAGDLRSPLGGAALGQGSVREAAAVFVVAGVQERTAGKYGVRSERYVKIEAGHAAQNLMLQAVSLGLGSVPIGAFHDDKVRQVLGLPAGQEPLYLVPVGHLR, via the coding sequence ATGAGGAAGAATCGTGCAGGACAAAAAAGCATCCTGCGGCGCATCGCCATGGCCGTGGTTGTCCTGCTTGCGGGCCTGTCGCAGGCGATTCCCGCCGAAGCCGCCAGGGGGGTGAAAATCATGAAGATTTTCCCGGGGGAAGGAACCGTCCAACTGTCCAAGCCGGCCGTTCGCGGCACCGTTTCGGTGGAGGAGGCCCTGCAGAAGAGGTCCTCCGTTCGGGACTTTTCGGCACGGCCGTTGACAGCCGCCCAGGTTTCACAGCTCCTGTGGGCTGCCCAGGGAACAACGCGCTCCTGGGGCGCCCGAACGGCACCGTCGGCGGGAGCCCTCTATCCCCTGGAGCTGTACGTGGTTCTCCCCGAGGGGCTGTTCCGTTACCGCTCCCGGAGCCATGAACTGGAGCGGATATCCGCCGGGGATCTCCGAAGTCCCCTGGGTGGAGCGGCCCTCGGCCAGGGCTCCGTCCGGGAGGCCGCCGCGGTCTTCGTCGTCGCGGGGGTCCAGGAGCGCACGGCCGGGAAGTATGGAGTCCGAAGCGAGCGCTATGTCAAGATCGAGGCGGGTCACGCGGCTCAGAACCTGATGCTCCAGGCTGTTTCGCTGGGCCTGGGCTCGGTGCCGATCGGGGCGTTCCATGACGACAAGGTCCGGCAGGTCCTCGGTCTGCCGGCAGGGCAGGAACCGCTCTATCTCGTCCCCGTCGGGCATCTCCGGTAA
- a CDS encoding amidohydrolase family protein, translating into MKIIDSHMHCGVQNVRQPYSLIRSELDDGDIAGACVFAPVEDVYDRYDYHFEDSQAWVDCRQRANRYLLDIQEQHEDFFAYYFVWNDFRREELAKGYRGVKWHRHEYEPVYRYGDPRCGEFLQEVFRLELPVVLEESFENSLYFLNRVAGRTVVIIPHMGMLNGGFTSLFREGIWEDATVYADTALASRHEITAFLDSYGPDRLLFGSDFPFGTPYQELQKVERLGLPAEDFEKIVSKNILRLMRAGA; encoded by the coding sequence GTGAAAATCATCGATTCCCACATGCACTGCGGCGTTCAGAACGTCCGGCAGCCCTACTCTCTCATCCGGAGCGAGCTGGACGACGGGGACATCGCCGGGGCCTGCGTTTTTGCCCCGGTGGAGGACGTGTACGACCGCTACGACTACCACTTCGAGGACAGCCAGGCCTGGGTCGACTGCCGTCAGCGGGCGAACCGCTATCTGCTGGACATCCAGGAGCAGCACGAGGACTTCTTTGCCTACTACTTCGTCTGGAACGACTTCCGCCGGGAGGAACTGGCGAAGGGTTACCGGGGGGTCAAGTGGCACCGCCACGAATACGAGCCGGTCTATCGCTACGGCGACCCGCGCTGCGGCGAGTTCCTGCAGGAGGTCTTCCGCCTGGAGCTGCCCGTCGTCCTGGAGGAGTCTTTCGAAAATTCGCTGTATTTCCTGAACCGGGTGGCCGGGCGGACCGTCGTCATCATCCCCCACATGGGCATGCTCAACGGGGGATTCACGTCCCTCTTCCGGGAGGGAATATGGGAAGATGCAACGGTGTACGCAGACACCGCCCTGGCATCCCGGCACGAGATCACGGCCTTCCTGGACAGCTACGGGCCTGACCGGCTCCTCTTCGGAAGCGATTTCCCCTTCGGGACACCGTACCAGGAACTCCAGAAAGTCGAACGGCTGGGCCTTCCGGCGGAAGACTTCGAAAAGATCGTCTCGAAGAACATCCTGCGGCTGATGAGGGCCGGGGCATGA
- a CDS encoding 3-keto-5-aminohexanoate cleavage protein, translated as MARNKVIITAALAGGPTSKANNPSTPYTPEEFAEESWRCWQEGCSIVHIHAKNPENGMPTADIDMIRPTIEAIRARVPEIIINMSSAISVGLTAEQRIAPIEVLKPEMASLNTNTMNFGFADRKTGKFMFEFIFENTFKTIEDFARRMIAAGVKPELEAYDPGGIYNALLLRKQGDVFIEPMHWQFVFGVTGGMQFSPLGYCHLKSLLPEGHTWSACGVGNLQFPAISLSCLDGGHMRVGLEDSVRVPGGALAKGSWEQVTWAKKIAQSLDREVATPDEARRILGLKPRE; from the coding sequence ATGGCACGGAACAAGGTCATTATCACGGCGGCACTGGCAGGCGGGCCTACGAGCAAGGCCAACAACCCGTCGACCCCCTACACACCGGAGGAGTTTGCGGAGGAGTCCTGGCGCTGCTGGCAGGAAGGCTGCTCCATCGTTCACATCCACGCCAAGAACCCGGAAAACGGCATGCCCACTGCGGATATCGACATGATCCGCCCCACCATCGAGGCCATCCGCGCTCGCGTACCGGAAATCATCATCAACATGTCATCGGCCATTTCTGTCGGACTGACCGCCGAGCAGCGCATCGCTCCGATCGAGGTGTTGAAGCCCGAGATGGCATCGTTGAACACCAATACCATGAATTTCGGTTTCGCCGACCGCAAGACCGGCAAATTCATGTTTGAGTTCATCTTCGAAAACACCTTCAAGACCATTGAGGATTTTGCCCGACGAATGATCGCGGCAGGGGTGAAGCCGGAATTGGAGGCCTACGATCCGGGCGGGATATACAACGCTCTTCTCCTGCGCAAACAGGGCGACGTGTTTATCGAGCCCATGCACTGGCAGTTCGTATTTGGAGTCACAGGCGGAATGCAGTTCTCTCCGCTGGGGTACTGCCACTTGAAGAGCCTGCTGCCCGAGGGGCACACCTGGAGTGCGTGCGGGGTGGGAAACCTCCAGTTCCCGGCCATCAGCCTCTCGTGCCTGGATGGCGGCCATATGCGGGTCGGTCTCGAGGACAGCGTGCGGGTGCCGGGCGGCGCGTTGGCCAAGGGGAGCTGGGAGCAGGTGACCTGGGCGAAAAAGATCGCGCAGTCCCTGGACCGCGAAGTCGCCACTCCGGACGAGGCCCGGCGGATCCTGGGGCTGAAACCGCGGGAATAA
- a CDS encoding alpha/beta hydrolase, whose product MKKRTWWKMGLVFMVPAFLAFSGGTGVGLAAQENKAVQAGGQKKAFDAHDTGVRFHFNDTDMDFHFGTIVLGSTVNHGAEIGEAFYAASRIKDGDAASWHEEWLQLARRVEARGEASLTAGHRVSARDQFHRAAYYYRISLISMLPTDPHFKERARKSRSLVKKAGALFDPPLEYFEIPYEGTVLPGYFRKAAAGMKPEKTLIMVGGGETFAEDLYFYIASQAHERGWNFMTVDLPGQGLLPLEGKVFRPDMYVPMKAVVDYALSRPDVDPKRLAAYGYSGGGGFVPQAAMHDPRIRAVAMNSAVVDAYPLFSTMPVVLADQKEIDSWTTFHGNIVKVINWRWGVPMDKPSALAAANRGFTFDPARVTVSALIIVGEGEYKSAEVQRQQKICMDSFPNPLKAMVITPSDEGATNHCIMENRSIVGLVLFDWLDEIFR is encoded by the coding sequence ATGAAGAAAAGGACCTGGTGGAAGATGGGGCTCGTTTTCATGGTGCCGGCATTCCTGGCTTTTTCCGGCGGTACCGGTGTCGGCCTGGCCGCACAGGAGAACAAGGCGGTGCAGGCGGGAGGACAGAAGAAGGCCTTCGACGCCCACGACACCGGTGTCCGCTTCCATTTCAATGACACGGACATGGATTTCCATTTCGGCACCATTGTTCTCGGTTCCACCGTGAACCACGGGGCTGAAATCGGCGAGGCCTTCTATGCGGCCTCTCGAATCAAGGACGGGGACGCGGCAAGCTGGCATGAGGAATGGCTCCAGCTGGCGCGCCGTGTCGAGGCACGGGGTGAGGCATCCCTGACCGCGGGCCACAGGGTGAGCGCCCGAGACCAGTTCCATCGTGCCGCATACTATTACCGAATTTCCCTCATCTCCATGCTGCCGACGGATCCGCACTTCAAGGAGCGGGCGCGGAAGAGCAGGAGCCTGGTGAAAAAAGCGGGAGCACTCTTTGACCCGCCGCTGGAGTATTTCGAGATTCCCTACGAGGGAACGGTGCTGCCGGGGTATTTCCGTAAGGCCGCCGCGGGCATGAAGCCGGAAAAGACCCTGATCATGGTCGGCGGCGGCGAGACCTTTGCAGAGGACCTCTATTTCTATATCGCCTCCCAGGCCCATGAGCGCGGCTGGAACTTCATGACCGTCGATCTGCCGGGGCAGGGGCTCCTTCCCCTGGAGGGGAAAGTCTTCCGGCCGGATATGTATGTGCCCATGAAGGCCGTAGTCGACTATGCCCTCAGCCGCCCCGACGTGGACCCCAAACGGCTGGCCGCTTACGGGTATAGCGGTGGCGGCGGGTTCGTGCCCCAGGCCGCCATGCACGATCCCCGGATCCGGGCCGTTGCCATGAATTCCGCCGTGGTGGACGCCTACCCGCTCTTCTCGACGATGCCGGTCGTTCTCGCCGATCAGAAGGAGATCGATTCCTGGACCACTTTCCATGGAAACATCGTCAAAGTCATCAACTGGCGCTGGGGTGTGCCGATGGACAAGCCGTCGGCGCTTGCCGCGGCCAACAGGGGCTTCACCTTCGATCCCGCCCGGGTGACCGTTTCGGCCCTGATCATCGTCGGGGAAGGCGAGTACAAGAGCGCGGAGGTACAGCGGCAGCAGAAGATCTGCATGGACAGCTTCCCGAATCCGTTGAAGGCAATGGTCATCACGCCGTCCGACGAGGGCGCGACGAACCACTGCATCATGGAGAACCGCAGCATTGTGGGACTGGTACTCTTCGACTGGCTGGACGAAATATTCAGGTAA
- a CDS encoding Tudor-knot domain-containing protein — translation MKKKTVGLIACCLFLSFLFVSLAAAECQPGDKAQVLWKGKWYPAMVKEAKGTQCFVHYDGYSSSWDEWVGPDRIKLAGQAAPAAPAADFNEGDAVRVLWKGKWYDAHVLKTKGKQYLIHYDGYNNSWDEWVGPKRIKAK, via the coding sequence ATGAAGAAGAAAACCGTCGGTCTTATTGCATGTTGTCTGTTTCTTTCCTTTTTGTTTGTTTCGTTGGCCGCGGCGGAATGTCAGCCCGGCGACAAGGCCCAGGTCCTGTGGAAGGGCAAATGGTATCCCGCAATGGTGAAAGAAGCCAAGGGCACACAGTGCTTTGTCCATTACGACGGCTACAGCAGCTCATGGGATGAGTGGGTCGGTCCCGACCGGATCAAGCTTGCAGGGCAGGCGGCCCCGGCAGCCCCGGCAGCGGATTTCAATGAAGGAGATGCTGTTCGTGTGCTGTGGAAGGGCAAGTGGTATGACGCGCATGTTCTGAAAACAAAAGGTAAACAGTATCTCATCCACTATGACGGCTACAATAACTCCTGGGATGAATGGGTGGGACCGAAAAGGATCAAAGCAAAGTAG